Below is a genomic region from Bacillus sp. Marseille-P3661.
AATCCTTTTGCAATACTTACAAAATCAATCGTTGGATGTGCTAATGATGAAGCTGGGTACTCGGAAGTTTCAGGTTCGTTTACATTTTTTCGATATTCTTTAATAGCAGCCTTAACTGCTAAATAGGTTTTATTATTACAGATCATAAAAATAACCGGTAAATTATATTTGGCTGCGGTCCATAAGCCTTGGATCGTAAATAGTGCACTTCCATCACCAATAAATGCAACGACCTGTTTATCAGGTTGAGCAAATTGAATTCCAATAGCAGCAGGAATTCCCCACCCTAATGCACCTCCACTTGTTGTATGATATGAATTTGAATAACGAAATGGAAAATGCTTTAGCAATGCCCTAGAAGATCGAATGCCTTCATCAACGATAATAGCTTCTTCTGGCAATATATTTGACATAACACAGACCACATCACTAACTTTCATTGGTTTTGAATTGTTATCAATAGGTGGACGCTCTGTCGTGCTAAGATACTTTTCTCTATTTTTATTAACCCACTCTAAAGAATTACGGTCTGTATTAAGCAAAGGTAATAGTTGTTCCAATGTCGTTCTTGAGGAGCCGACCATACCTAATGTAACTGGATATAATTTGGCAATTTCATTTGGGTTTTCATGCACATGAATAATCGTAATATTAGACTGAATTTCAGGTGCTTTTGGCAGCCCGAATTCTACAAATAAACGACAACCAACTGCAAAAATACAATCCGCTTCCTTAACTGCTGGGTGACTTGGAGCATACTCACCAGAAAAATGAGGATTTTCAGTTGAATATGTAAATTTGGTACTAGATCTTCTTGGTTCCCGCAATACCACTGCATTCAGTTTTCGGGCAACTTCTTCGAGACATTCAATTGCATCTGTATGGGCTACATCATCCCCAGCAATAATAACAACTCGATTGGAGCTATTAAGGAGTTCCGAACAGTGCTTGATATCTGATGGTAGTGGACTAACATTAACAGGTAAAACTCTCCGTTCAGGATCAATAACTAAAGGATGTTCAATTTCACGGCCTAACAAATTTTCCGGA
It encodes:
- a CDS encoding thiamine pyrophosphate-binding protein encodes the protein MKAADYLAKAIEELDIPYVFGLPGSTEAPFLQTLNETRSFEYILTLHENVTVAMADGYARASGKVGIANLHTTVGTGNGISQLYNASRDRSSLVVLAGHKSTDIYNRDGFCTIDHLPNLTKSITKWSGELENSTQIVDDFYRAVKISKSSPMGPVFLSLPENLLGREIEHPLVIDPERRVLPVNVSPLPSDIKHCSELLNSSNRVVIIAGDDVAHTDAIECLEEVARKLNAVVLREPRRSSTKFTYSTENPHFSGEYAPSHPAVKEADCIFAVGCRLFVEFGLPKAPEIQSNITIIHVHENPNEIAKLYPVTLGMVGSSRTTLEQLLPLLNTDRNSLEWVNKNREKYLSTTERPPIDNNSKPMKVSDVVCVMSNILPEEAIIVDEGIRSSRALLKHFPFRYSNSYHTTSGGALGWGIPAAIGIQFAQPDKQVVAFIGDGSALFTIQGLWTAAKYNLPVIFMICNNKTYLAVKAAIKEYRKNVNEPETSEYPASSLAHPTIDFVSIAKGLGVHGEVVTNLSKLESILKTAINSKEPILLDVQVEEVEV